Within Fibrobacter sp., the genomic segment CCAGGTGCAGGGCAAAGGAAAAATAGTGGAAGAGCACGTTGAATATGTGGAGGAGGAGATCTTCATTCCTCCGCAGGTCAGCGCTCAGATATTTTGGCTGAAGAACAGACGCCCGGATAAATGGCGAGATAAGCCGGACCTTGCCGAAGTAGAGGAAATTGAGGACGACGGTCTGCTCGAAGCTCTCGATTCGAAGCTGGAAGAGATATTCTCAAGCGGCGACGATTCCTACATGATCTCACAGGAGGATCTGTAATGAAGGCATCGGAATTTAAGTGGGGCAAGCTGTCGAAGAAGCAAATGATGTTGCTTTCCTGGTGGCGAGAAAATAGCCCATATGCCGACTTTAACGGCATTATTGCAGACGGAGCTATTCGATCAGGAAAAACCGTAAGCATGGGCTTTTCTTTCGTCCTGTGGGCAATGACGTGCTACGACAAACAGAACTTTGCTATATGCGGAAAGACGGTCGGTTCTGTAAGACGAAACGTGCTGGTAACTCTAAAGCGGCAGCTGCGGGCACGTGGCTTTTCAATAAAGGAGCGGTACTCCGAGAACCTGCTGATCGTGTCAAAGGGAAGCGTCAGCAATATGTTCTATATGTTCGGCGGCAAGGACGAAAGCTCGCAGGACCTGATCCAGGGTATTACCCTTGCAGGCGCCTTTTTTGACGAGGTTGCTCTTATGCCGGAATCGTTCGTCAACCAGGCGACAGCACGTTGCTCTGTTAAAGGGTCAAAGTACTGGTTCAACTGTAACCCGGCAGGCCCGATGCACTGGTTCAGAAAGAACTGGATTGGACGATGCAAGGACCGAGGCCTGGTATACCTTCACTTCACGATGGAGGACAATCTCACGCTGTCGGCCGATATCGTAAAGCGATACATGGGAATGTACACTGGCGTCTTTTACCAGCGTTATATCCTGGGGCTTTGGGTAGCTGCAGAAGGCCTGATCTACGATATGTTCGACCGAAAGGTACACGTGCTGGATAAAGAGCCGGAGACAGAAGGCGCCTATTACGTTTCTTCCGACTACGGTATTCAGAACGCGACAACCTTCCTCCTTTGGCGAAAAGTAAAAGATAAAAACTCCTGGGTATGCGTCCGGGAGTATTACTACTCAGGCCGAGAGGAAAGCAGGCAGAAAACAGTCGCCGAGCTGGTCGAAGGGCTAAAGGGTATGCTCAGCGGAATTAAACCTGAGCGAATAATCGTCGACCCATCCGCGGCCGCACTGATCGTAGAGCTTCGCAAGAACGGTTACAAGATCAGGAAAGCGGACAACGACGTAAACGATGGCATTGCAGACGTGGCTTCCATGCTGGTTTCCAATCGCCTATATATCATGAAATGCTGCAGACATACGATCGAAGAATTCGGCCAGTATTTGTGGGACGAAAAAGCTGCAGATCGAGGCGAGGATAAGCCGATTAAGCTATTCGACCATTGTATGGACGCGGTGCGATATTTTGTAAGAACGATGAAACTTGTTAAAAAGGACGAGCTGCCAAAGGAACCGCCTGCTCGGACTGCGAACATTTTTTTATAAACAGGAGAAAATAAAACATGTACACATTCCAGAACCTTCTTGAAGTAGGCGAGAGCGATCAGGCGCGAGGTAAATTTTGCCGGGACGCAGTAAAAGCATTTAAAGAATCTGCAGATTACCAGGCAGCAAAAGCAGGCGATTCTTACTACAACAAGCACAACACAACAATCGAAAAGTATCAGAAATATCTTTACACGGTCAGCGGAAACCAGATCGCAGATATTTATTCCAGCAATTACAAGCTCAAAACGCTATTCTTCCGGCGCCTTGTCACACAGCAGGTTCAGTATGTACTCGGGAACGGAGTGACGCTGCAGAATATTAAAAACAAAGAAAAGCTCGGAAAGGACTTCGACTTCAAACTGCAGATGGCTGCAAAAAGAGCGATGGCTAGTGGACGGGCTTTTGGCTTTTGGAATTTCGACCACTTGGAAGTATTCGGCTACGCAGACCACGAATCACAGCCTGGCTTCTGCCCACTTTATTCTGAGACAACGGCGCAGCTAGAGGCAGGAATACGATTCTGGTCGAAGGCTGTCGGGGATAAGATCATTGAGAGATATACGCTTTATGAGGCAGACGGAATTACCGAATACAGATTTATCGAAGACGAGATGGAGCTTGTGCAAGAAAAGCACGGTTATATCACAACGACAAAACGAACACCTGCAGGTGGCGTTGAAGAAGTAACCGAGGAAAACTACGGAGCGCTTCCGATCGTTCCACTTTACGTCAACGATACACACGATTCCGAGCTGATTGGTATTCGCGAGAGCGTTGACTGTTATGACTTCGTTAAGTCAGGCCTGGCAAACGATATCGACGACATGAGCGGATTCTACTGGATATTACAGAACTCCGGCGGCATGGAAGATACAGATCTGGCCCAGTTCATCCAGAGAATGAAAACTGTTCGTGCGGCTACGGTCGAAGATGCAGACCAGGTAACAAGCCACACACAGGAGGTACCGACGGAAGCACGCCGCCTTATGCTGGAGCTGCTTCGAAAGGATATTTACGAGGACTTCCAGGCGCTCGATGTAAACACACTTTCTGCTGCAGCTAAAACGACGCAGGAAATCCAGGCAGCATACCAGGCGCAGGACAACAAGTGCGCGGACTTTGAATACTACCTGATCGAGTTCGTTGAGAACATCCTGGAGCTCGCAGGAATCGACGACGTTCCGACCTTCGTGTGGAACAGGGTCGTAAACCAGGCAGAGCAGACGAATATGATTCTGAGCGCTGGGACATACCTTTCCGAGGAAGCTGTTATTAAACACCTGCCGTTCCTTACACCGGAAGAGGCCGATGAAGAAGTAAAAAAGCGTGCAGAGCAGGCCTACAACCAGTTCAATGACAACGAGGACGATGAAGAAGAATAATGCCGAGCTATTCAGATAAAGAAACCGAGAAGCGATTAGCGCAGCTCGAAAAGAAAATTGATGCTGAATATAGAAAAGCCTGGGAGGAGCTGAAGCTGACCACGTCGGAATACTTCGATTCCTTCCAGGAACGCGACCTTGAGATGCTTAACAAGCTGGAAAACGGCGACATCGACGAAGCATATTACAAGCAGTGGCGAATTAACCAGATCGGACGAGGTAAACGCTGGGAAGCTATGCGCGATCAGATGGCAGCCAAATTGTCAGAGACAAACAAAATGGCAGCTGCGTATATCAACGACACGACGCCAGGCATATATAGCGTGAACCAGCTGTATGAGGCATACACAATCGAGAGCGTATCAAATAGCGTGCAGTTTACATTAGTGAACGAGCAGACCGCAAAGCACCTTCTTGAAGGCCCGAAACAGATCCTGCCGCGGTCAAAAGTAAACGCCCAGAAGGATGAAGCCTGGAACATGGATAAGATACAGCAAGAGCTTCTGTCAGGAATACTGCAGGGCGACAGCTTAAAGCACATGGCTGACCGATTCCAGAAGGTATCGAACATGGACCGCAACGCCGCAATCAGAAACGCGAGAACGGCCACGACAGGAGCGCAGAACGCAGGCCGCCAAAACGTATATGATCAGGCCGGGGAAATGGGCATCGAGCTTTGGAAGGAATGGATCGCAACCGACGACGACCGAACACGAGAGAGCCATGCAGAACTCGACGGTGTACGCGTGCCACCTGGGGAGGAGTTCCCGAACGGCCTAATGTATCCAGGAGACTGGAACGGCGATCCGGCTGAGATCTACAACTGCAGATGTACAACGCGAGCTGTTATTCCTGGCTTTGAAAACGAGAACGCCCACAAGACAGGCCACACCGTCGAAACATACAAGGAATGGCTTGCAGAAAAGGAAAAAGAAAAGAATATCTGGTGGGCTGACGACGATCTGAGCGGCAGTATGTACGACGATACAGTTCCGAAAATTCTAACTCCAGACAATATGAAGGCCACCTTCAGCGACTTTACTGTAGAGGAACTAGAAGAAGCAGGCCGAGAGATCAATAAGAACCTTGACGGTTATACAACACGCGCCAGCAAGTGGAGCGGTAAGATCGTCACAGACGACCCAAATGTAGAGTTTGGAAAACTTTGGAGCTGTGATATTCAAACACTAGAAAAAACATCCCTGCAAATCATTATGCACGAGCTGTTACATTCCAGATCTATAAGTTATTACGATAAAAAAACATACAGGGAACACTGGAAAACAGAGGAAGCGGCCGTTCAGTATCTTGCAAGAGAAATTAGTAAAGCTAACGGAATCAAGCCAATTAAGTCAGACTATGACGACAAGGTTCATGCACTTGAAAAAATCAATAATCTGAGCGGCTATGGTTCAAACATGGATTTCGCGAAAGACTTTTTTGACGTGGAAGTACCAAAAAGAGAAGACTGGCTAATTGAAGTTGTGAATGGTATAATGACGAATGGTGGAACCGTAGGAGATTATATGGACGCGCTTGAACAGCTAGAGAGGGTTGTAGATAATCCATGACACTGGAAGAAATCAAATATTTTATAAAGCACGGAAAACACACCGAAGAGGAGTGGATTGGCGTGCATAATGAGTTAAAACAGTACAGGGCCACATTGTCGGAAAAAGAGGACCAGGAGTTCACAAAAAACAACTGGATGCTATTAGAGATCGTCGGAATGATGATTTCATGAGAGTGAAAAAGAATGGGACTTGAAATTAACGTAAATGATAACAGCGAAGAAGTGCTGGAAGCGCTGAAAAGGGCCATGCAAAGAGGCCTGACACAGTGTGGCATGGTCGCTGAGGGATACGCAAAATTAAATCTGACGCAGCAGAAGGCGGTTGACTCTGGAGATCTTCGAAAGTCCATCACTTTTACCGTAAAGGACAACGACGTATACATCGGCACGAACATTGAGTACGCCGCATATGTTGAGATGGGAACGGGAAAATACGTCCCTGGAGGAAGAAAAGACTCCTGGAGCTACCAGGACGCAAAAGGCAACTGGCACCGCACAAACGGTATGCCACCAAGGCCATATTTGAAGCCTGCCGCTGCTGATCATGCACAAGAATACACGGCGATTTTAGAAGCCGCAATGAGGAACGCATAAGCGCTCCTCTTTTTTTGGCGTAAAATGGCCAGATTTCTCGCTTACGATAAAAGACGATGAACCGAGAAGCACATCGGTTTAAAGCTATTTTAAGGACAAGGAATAGTCCCCGAAGGAAAGGAAAAGAAATGGCATTATCAAGATCGTACTTAAAAGGCATGGGACTTACCGAGGAACAGGTAAGCGCAATCATTGATGCACACGTCGAGACCGTAAACGGCCTTAAAGAGGACATCACAAAGTACAAGGCAGACGCCGAAAAGCTCCCGGGCGTACAGAAGGAACTGGACGATCTGAAAAGCGAAGGCGGCGACTGGAAAACGAAATTCGAAAAAGAACACCAGGATTTCGAAGATTACAAAGCAGCTGAGACAGCAAAAGCTCAGAAGGCTGCAGCGAAGGAAGCTTACAGTAAACTTTGCACAGAGGCAGGCGTAAGCGAAAAGTACCTTAAAACAGTTTTGAAAGCGACGGACTTTGATTCTATCAAGGTTGACGATAAAGGCGAACTGACAGGCAAGGAAGAGCTTACAAAGGCAATCAAAGAGGACTGGGCCGACTTCATTTCAACAGATGAAACACAGGGAGCAGGTACCGAAACCCCACCGGATGGTTCAAATGGTGGTGGAGCAAAGTCGCCAGGCATCCCGACAATTTTCTAATGAGGAGAATTTAAAATGGCAAGAATTCAGTCTTTAGCAGTATTAGCATCAGGCGGTGGCAACGATTACCTTGCAGAACTTTACGGAAAGGTTATCGCAAACATTCAGAAGAACGGCATCTCTAACAAGGTTAAGAACACCGCTCTTTCCGGCACACCGTCTTCCGGTACAGTAGAAGCAAAGCGCTTCGAGAACAGAACATCTAACGCTTACGGAACAGCACGTACAGGCGGCGCTGGTCAGAAGGCAAAAGCTACTCCGGTTGTTATTTCTATCAACCAGGATAAGGAGCTTATTACAGAAATCGAGCAGAAGGACGTTTCCCTTTACGGCATCGATGCTTTCCTTGCAAAGCAGGCAGACCTTGACGAGAAGTCCATGACAAGAGAGCTCGAGCGTGCTTTCTGGGCAGAGGCAAAGACAGCAGGCACACAGGTTACTTCCCTTCCGACAGATCCGGCTGAAATCGCAG encodes:
- a CDS encoding PBSX family phage terminase large subunit — protein: MKASEFKWGKLSKKQMMLLSWWRENSPYADFNGIIADGAIRSGKTVSMGFSFVLWAMTCYDKQNFAICGKTVGSVRRNVLVTLKRQLRARGFSIKERYSENLLIVSKGSVSNMFYMFGGKDESSQDLIQGITLAGAFFDEVALMPESFVNQATARCSVKGSKYWFNCNPAGPMHWFRKNWIGRCKDRGLVYLHFTMEDNLTLSADIVKRYMGMYTGVFYQRYILGLWVAAEGLIYDMFDRKVHVLDKEPETEGAYYVSSDYGIQNATTFLLWRKVKDKNSWVCVREYYYSGREESRQKTVAELVEGLKGMLSGIKPERIIVDPSAAALIVELRKNGYKIRKADNDVNDGIADVASMLVSNRLYIMKCCRHTIEEFGQYLWDEKAADRGEDKPIKLFDHCMDAVRYFVRTMKLVKKDELPKEPPARTANIFL
- a CDS encoding phage portal protein, which codes for MYTFQNLLEVGESDQARGKFCRDAVKAFKESADYQAAKAGDSYYNKHNTTIEKYQKYLYTVSGNQIADIYSSNYKLKTLFFRRLVTQQVQYVLGNGVTLQNIKNKEKLGKDFDFKLQMAAKRAMASGRAFGFWNFDHLEVFGYADHESQPGFCPLYSETTAQLEAGIRFWSKAVGDKIIERYTLYEADGITEYRFIEDEMELVQEKHGYITTTKRTPAGGVEEVTEENYGALPIVPLYVNDTHDSELIGIRESVDCYDFVKSGLANDIDDMSGFYWILQNSGGMEDTDLAQFIQRMKTVRAATVEDADQVTSHTQEVPTEARRLMLELLRKDIYEDFQALDVNTLSAAAKTTQEIQAAYQAQDNKCADFEYYLIEFVENILELAGIDDVPTFVWNRVVNQAEQTNMILSAGTYLSEEAVIKHLPFLTPEEADEEVKKRAEQAYNQFNDNEDDEEE
- a CDS encoding phage head morphogenesis protein, translated to MPSYSDKETEKRLAQLEKKIDAEYRKAWEELKLTTSEYFDSFQERDLEMLNKLENGDIDEAYYKQWRINQIGRGKRWEAMRDQMAAKLSETNKMAAAYINDTTPGIYSVNQLYEAYTIESVSNSVQFTLVNEQTAKHLLEGPKQILPRSKVNAQKDEAWNMDKIQQELLSGILQGDSLKHMADRFQKVSNMDRNAAIRNARTATTGAQNAGRQNVYDQAGEMGIELWKEWIATDDDRTRESHAELDGVRVPPGEEFPNGLMYPGDWNGDPAEIYNCRCTTRAVIPGFENENAHKTGHTVETYKEWLAEKEKEKNIWWADDDLSGSMYDDTVPKILTPDNMKATFSDFTVEELEEAGREINKNLDGYTTRASKWSGKIVTDDPNVEFGKLWSCDIQTLEKTSLQIIMHELLHSRSISYYDKKTYREHWKTEEAAVQYLAREISKANGIKPIKSDYDDKVHALEKINNLSGYGSNMDFAKDFFDVEVPKREDWLIEVVNGIMTNGGTVGDYMDALEQLERVVDNP
- a CDS encoding HK97 gp10 family phage protein codes for the protein MGLEINVNDNSEEVLEALKRAMQRGLTQCGMVAEGYAKLNLTQQKAVDSGDLRKSITFTVKDNDVYIGTNIEYAAYVEMGTGKYVPGGRKDSWSYQDAKGNWHRTNGMPPRPYLKPAAADHAQEYTAILEAAMRNA